Proteins encoded within one genomic window of Bacillus thuringiensis:
- the etfB gene encoding electron transfer flavoprotein subunit beta, whose protein sequence is MNIYVLMKRTFDTEEKIVIKNGAIYDGEAEFIINPYDEYAIEEAIQVRDAQGGEVTVVTVGGEDSEKELRTALAMGCDKAVLINIEDDVENGDQFTTAKVLAEYLKDKDADLILGGNVAIDGASGQVGPRVAEALNIPYVTTITKLEIDGTNVKIERDVEGDTEVIETSLPVLVTAQQGLNEPRYPSLPGIMKAKKKPLEEVELDDLDLEEDDVEAKTKTIEIYLPPKKDAGKVLQGELQDQVKELVSLLHTEAKVI, encoded by the coding sequence ATGAACATCTACGTACTCATGAAACGAACATTTGATACAGAAGAAAAAATCGTAATTAAAAACGGTGCAATTTACGATGGCGAAGCGGAATTCATCATCAACCCTTACGATGAATATGCGATTGAAGAAGCAATTCAAGTAAGAGACGCACAAGGTGGAGAAGTTACTGTTGTAACAGTCGGTGGCGAAGATAGTGAGAAAGAACTTCGTACAGCATTAGCGATGGGCTGTGATAAAGCGGTATTAATTAATATTGAAGATGATGTGGAAAATGGTGACCAGTTCACGACAGCAAAAGTTCTTGCTGAATATTTAAAAGATAAAGATGCAGATTTAATTTTAGGCGGAAACGTTGCAATTGATGGTGCATCTGGACAAGTTGGTCCACGCGTAGCTGAAGCATTAAATATTCCGTACGTAACGACAATTACAAAACTTGAGATTGACGGTACAAACGTGAAAATTGAACGTGACGTTGAAGGTGATACAGAAGTAATTGAAACATCATTACCAGTATTAGTAACAGCACAACAAGGTTTAAATGAACCTCGTTATCCATCACTTCCAGGTATTATGAAGGCGAAGAAAAAGCCACTAGAGGAAGTAGAGTTAGATGATTTAGATTTAGAAGAAGATGATGTGGAAGCAAAGACAAAAACAATTGAAATCTATTTGCCTCCTAAGAAAGATGCAGGAAAAGTGTTACAAGGCGAGCTGCAAGATCAAGTAAAAGAACTTGTATCGTTGCTCCATACAGAAGCGAAAGTAATCTAA
- the uvrC gene encoding excinuclease ABC subunit C has protein sequence MHEHLKEKLAILPDQPGCYLMKDKQGTVIYVGKAKVLKNRVRSYFTGSHDGKTLRLVGEIVDFEYIVTSSNLEALILELNLIKKHDPKYNIQLKDDKTYPFIKITAEKQPRLLITRNVKKDKGKYFGPYPNAQSAHETKKLLDRMYPLRKCSNMPDKVCLYYHMGQCLAPCVKEVTEEQNKEIVDEIIKFLNGGHKEVRSELETKMYEASEKLEFERAKELRDQIAHIDAIMEKQKMIMSDLVDRDVFGYAVDKGWMCVQVFFVRKGKLIERDVSMFPIYDEPEEGFLTFIGQFYENSSHFKPKEIVVPGSIDSDLVERFLEVEATQPKRGKKKDLVELANKNAKIALEEKFYLIERDEERTIKAVDHLGKQLGIETPYRIEAFDNSNIQGTNPVSAMIAFIDGKPAKKEYRKYKIKTVQGPDDYESMREVVRRRYTRALKENLPLPDLIIIDGGKGHLAAVSDVLENELGLYIPMAGLVKDDKHKTSHLIIGDPPEPVMLERNSQEFYLLQRIQDEVHRFAITFHRQLHGKSVIQSALDDIPGIGDKRKKILLKHFGSLKKMKEASVGEFVEAGMPKNVAETIYTYLADKKTL, from the coding sequence GTGCACGAACATTTAAAAGAGAAGTTGGCTATTTTACCAGATCAACCTGGTTGTTATTTAATGAAAGATAAGCAAGGAACGGTTATATATGTCGGAAAGGCAAAAGTGCTTAAAAATCGTGTGCGCTCGTACTTTACTGGTTCGCATGACGGGAAAACACTTCGGCTAGTAGGAGAAATTGTAGATTTTGAATATATTGTAACCTCTTCAAATCTAGAGGCTCTCATTTTAGAGTTAAATTTAATAAAGAAACATGATCCAAAATATAATATTCAATTAAAAGATGATAAAACATATCCTTTTATTAAAATTACAGCTGAGAAACAGCCGCGATTACTTATTACGCGAAATGTAAAAAAGGATAAGGGAAAGTATTTTGGCCCTTACCCGAATGCACAATCAGCTCATGAAACAAAAAAACTGCTAGATCGTATGTATCCGCTTCGTAAGTGCTCAAATATGCCCGATAAAGTTTGTTTATATTATCATATGGGTCAATGTTTAGCACCTTGTGTGAAAGAAGTGACAGAAGAACAAAACAAAGAAATTGTAGATGAAATTATTAAGTTTTTAAATGGTGGACATAAAGAAGTTCGTTCAGAATTAGAAACAAAAATGTATGAAGCTTCAGAGAAACTAGAGTTTGAACGTGCAAAAGAGTTACGTGATCAAATCGCTCATATCGATGCGATTATGGAAAAACAAAAGATGATTATGAGTGATTTAGTGGATCGTGATGTGTTTGGGTATGCAGTTGATAAAGGGTGGATGTGTGTTCAAGTTTTCTTCGTTCGAAAAGGAAAGCTAATCGAACGTGATGTTTCTATGTTTCCAATATACGATGAACCAGAAGAGGGATTCTTAACGTTTATCGGTCAATTTTATGAGAACAGCAGTCATTTTAAGCCGAAGGAAATTGTCGTTCCAGGAAGTATAGACTCAGATTTAGTAGAGCGCTTTTTAGAAGTGGAAGCGACACAGCCGAAACGTGGTAAGAAAAAAGATCTTGTAGAATTAGCAAATAAAAATGCGAAGATTGCTCTTGAAGAGAAATTCTACTTAATTGAACGTGATGAAGAGCGAACGATTAAAGCGGTAGATCATTTAGGGAAGCAGCTTGGGATTGAAACACCTTATCGTATTGAGGCGTTTGATAACTCAAATATTCAAGGGACGAATCCTGTTTCTGCAATGATTGCTTTTATCGATGGGAAACCAGCTAAGAAAGAATACAGGAAATATAAAATTAAAACGGTTCAAGGACCGGATGATTATGAGTCTATGAGAGAAGTTGTGAGACGCCGTTATACAAGGGCACTGAAAGAGAATTTGCCTTTACCAGATTTAATCATTATTGATGGTGGAAAAGGTCATTTGGCAGCTGTAAGTGATGTTCTAGAAAATGAACTTGGTTTATATATTCCGATGGCAGGTCTTGTAAAAGATGACAAACATAAAACCTCCCATTTAATTATTGGGGACCCACCTGAACCAGTGATGCTTGAGAGAAATAGCCAAGAATTTTATTTATTGCAGCGCATTCAAGATGAAGTGCATCGATTTGCGATTACATTCCATCGTCAATTACATGGGAAATCTGTCATTCAATCAGCATTGGATGATATTCCTGGAATTGGGGATAAACGAAAAAAGATATTGTTAAAACATTTTGGTTCATTAAAGAAGATGAAAGAAGCTTCTGTGGGAGAATTTGTCGAAGCGGGTATGCCGAAAAATGTCGCAGAAACGATTTATACTTATTTAGCGGATAAGAAGACGTTGTAG
- the etfA gene encoding electron transfer flavoprotein subunit alpha produces the protein MARKVLVMGEVRDGSLRNVSFEAVAAAKTIAEGGEVVGLLVGDSVASFANELIHYGADRVVTVENDKLKSYTSDGYAQAFLAVYAEENPEGIVFGHTALGKDLSPKLAAKLEAGLVSDVTALEVEGGNVIFTRPIYSGKAFEKKIVTDGILFATVRPNNIATLEKDESRSGDVSSITVDVKDLRTIIQDVVRKTAEGVDLSEAKVIIAGGRGVKSEDGFKPLKELADVLGGAVGASRGACDAEYCDYSLQIGQTGKVVTPDLYIACGISGAIQHLAGMSNSKIIVAINKDPEASIFKVADYGIVGDLFEVVPLLTEEFKKLKVHS, from the coding sequence ATGGCTCGTAAAGTATTAGTAATGGGTGAGGTTCGTGATGGATCGTTACGTAACGTTTCGTTTGAAGCGGTAGCGGCAGCAAAAACAATTGCAGAAGGCGGTGAAGTAGTAGGTCTTCTAGTTGGAGACAGCGTTGCTTCTTTTGCAAATGAATTGATTCATTACGGTGCAGATCGCGTTGTGACAGTTGAAAATGATAAATTAAAATCATATACATCTGATGGTTATGCACAAGCATTTTTAGCTGTATATGCTGAAGAAAATCCAGAAGGTATTGTATTTGGACATACAGCACTTGGTAAAGATTTATCACCAAAATTAGCAGCGAAGCTTGAAGCTGGTCTAGTTTCTGACGTAACTGCTTTAGAAGTTGAGGGTGGAAATGTGATCTTCACTCGTCCAATCTACTCTGGTAAAGCATTCGAGAAGAAGATTGTAACTGATGGTATATTATTTGCAACAGTGCGTCCAAATAACATTGCAACACTTGAAAAAGATGAGTCTCGCAGTGGTGACGTATCTTCTATTACAGTAGATGTGAAAGACCTACGTACAATCATCCAAGATGTTGTCCGTAAAACAGCAGAAGGTGTTGATCTTTCTGAAGCGAAAGTGATTATCGCTGGCGGACGTGGTGTGAAGAGTGAAGACGGATTTAAACCATTAAAAGAGTTAGCTGACGTACTAGGCGGCGCTGTTGGGGCATCTCGTGGTGCTTGTGACGCTGAGTACTGTGATTACTCATTACAAATTGGTCAAACTGGTAAAGTTGTTACGCCAGACCTATACATTGCATGCGGTATTTCTGGTGCGATTCAGCATTTAGCTGGTATGTCTAACTCAAAAATAATCGTTGCAATTAATAAAGACCCAGAAGCAAGTATCTTCAAAGTAGCTGACTATGGCATTGTTGGCGATTTATTTGAAGTCGTACCTCTTTTAACAGAAGAGTTTAAAAAGTTAAAAGTACATTCATGA
- the trxA gene encoding thioredoxin: MAIVNANDQSFAAETSEGVVLLDFWAPWCGPCKMIAPVLEEIDAELGEKVKVVKVDVDENQETARQFEVMSIPALFVLKDGKVVDQALGYKPKEALVELVSKHF, translated from the coding sequence ATGGCAATTGTAAACGCAAATGACCAAAGCTTCGCAGCTGAAACTAGCGAAGGTGTTGTATTATTAGATTTCTGGGCACCTTGGTGTGGACCTTGTAAAATGATCGCTCCTGTATTAGAGGAAATTGATGCAGAACTAGGCGAAAAAGTAAAAGTAGTAAAAGTAGACGTGGATGAAAACCAAGAAACTGCTCGTCAATTCGAAGTAATGAGTATTCCAGCTCTTTTCGTATTAAAAGACGGTAAAGTAGTTGATCAAGCGTTAGGTTACAAACCGAAAGAAGCGTTAGTAGAATTAGTTTCTAAACACTTCTAA
- a CDS encoding YslB family protein has protein sequence MSKNTIDTTSLEDVSLNAFAYELLREELLPDLIGNDLDGILYWSGRNLARKYPLETTEEVIQFFEKAGWGTLSIIEHKRREMQFQLKGTLIAERQKQNRHSSYQLEAGFIAEQIQKQRNVVAESYEEKKKRSDSITFLVKWDIKDLIEV, from the coding sequence GTGAGTAAAAATACAATCGATACAACATCTTTAGAAGATGTTTCATTGAACGCCTTCGCTTATGAATTGCTACGTGAAGAATTACTACCTGATTTAATCGGTAACGATTTAGATGGTATTTTATACTGGTCCGGTAGAAACCTTGCAAGAAAATATCCACTAGAAACAACTGAAGAAGTCATTCAGTTCTTCGAAAAAGCTGGCTGGGGCACTTTAAGCATTATTGAACATAAGCGTCGTGAAATGCAGTTCCAACTTAAAGGCACACTCATCGCTGAACGCCAAAAACAAAACAGACATTCTTCTTATCAATTAGAAGCTGGATTCATCGCTGAACAAATTCAAAAACAACGAAACGTCGTTGCAGAGTCCTATGAAGAAAAGAAAAAACGTTCAGACTCTATTACATTTCTTGTGAAATGGGATATAAAAGATCTCATTGAAGTGTAG
- a CDS encoding TetR/AcrR family transcriptional regulator has translation MNDYSFSHLLEGDSKVRKNRPKYNQIIDAAVIVIAENGYHQAQVSKIAKQAGVADGTIYLYFKNKEDILISLFQEKMGEFVETIRQKTAGIESAVSKLFMLVETHFLLLSQNDPLAIVTQLELRQSNQDLRLKINEVLKGYLQVMDEILETGIKQGEFQADLNVRVARQMIFGTVDEVVTNWVMSDHKYDLVALSKTVHGLLIAACGYRQ, from the coding sequence ATGAATGACTATTCATTCAGTCATCTTCTTGAAGGGGACAGTAAAGTGAGGAAAAATAGACCGAAATACAATCAAATTATTGATGCGGCAGTCATTGTGATTGCGGAGAATGGGTACCACCAAGCGCAAGTTTCTAAAATTGCAAAGCAAGCTGGGGTAGCTGATGGCACGATTTATTTATATTTTAAAAATAAAGAAGATATATTAATATCCTTATTCCAAGAGAAAATGGGAGAATTTGTCGAAACAATTCGTCAAAAAACAGCAGGAATTGAAAGCGCTGTATCGAAGTTATTCATGTTGGTAGAAACGCACTTCTTGCTGTTGTCACAAAATGATCCTCTTGCTATCGTTACGCAATTAGAGCTAAGACAGTCCAATCAAGACTTACGCCTGAAAATAAATGAAGTATTAAAAGGCTACTTACAAGTTATGGATGAGATTTTAGAGACAGGTATAAAGCAAGGTGAATTCCAAGCGGATTTAAATGTTCGCGTGGCAAGACAAATGATCTTTGGAACAGTAGATGAAGTTGTGACCAATTGGGTAATGAGCGATCATAAGTATGATCTGGTCGCACTTTCAAAAACGGTACATGGGCTACTTATTGCAGCTTGTGGTTATCGTCAATAA
- a CDS encoding enoyl-CoA hydratase, whose product MLKFLSVRVEDHIAVATLNHAPANAMSSQVMHDVTELIDQVEKDDNIRVVVIHGEGRFFSAGADIKEFTSVTEAKQATELAQLGQVTFERVEKCSKPVIAAIHGAALGGGLEFAMSCHMRFATESTKLGLPELTLGLIPGFAGTQRLPRYVGKAKACEMMLTSTPITGAEALKWGLVNGVFAEETFLDDTLKVAKQIAGKSPATTRAVLELLQTTKSSHYYEGVQREAQIFGEVFTSEDGREGVAAFLEKRKPSFSGR is encoded by the coding sequence ATGTTGAAATTCCTATCTGTAAGAGTTGAAGATCATATCGCGGTGGCGACGTTAAATCATGCGCCGGCTAACGCGATGTCTTCACAAGTTATGCATGACGTTACTGAATTAATTGATCAAGTGGAGAAGGATGATAACATTCGTGTTGTTGTTATTCACGGTGAAGGGCGCTTCTTCTCGGCAGGAGCAGATATTAAAGAATTTACATCTGTTACTGAAGCGAAGCAAGCGACAGAATTAGCACAGCTTGGACAAGTTACGTTTGAGCGTGTTGAAAAATGTTCAAAACCAGTTATCGCGGCAATTCATGGAGCGGCACTTGGCGGCGGCCTTGAGTTTGCTATGTCTTGCCACATGCGCTTTGCAACTGAAAGTACAAAACTTGGTTTACCTGAATTAACACTTGGATTAATTCCTGGATTTGCAGGTACACAGCGATTACCACGTTATGTTGGGAAAGCGAAAGCTTGTGAAATGATGTTAACAAGTACACCGATTACTGGTGCAGAAGCATTAAAATGGGGACTTGTTAACGGAGTTTTTGCTGAAGAAACATTTTTAGATGATACGCTTAAAGTTGCAAAACAGATTGCTGGAAAAAGCCCAGCGACAACTCGTGCTGTACTAGAGTTATTGCAAACGACGAAATCGTCTCATTATTATGAAGGTGTACAACGCGAAGCTCAAATCTTTGGTGAAGTATTTACGAGTGAAGATGGAAGAGAAGGTGTAGCAGCGTTTTTAGAAAAACGTAAGCCTTCATTTAGTGGCAGGTAG
- the sdhC gene encoding succinate dehydrogenase cytochrome B558 — protein sequence MKGREYTFRKWHSLMGVIPVGVFLTQHLIVNNFATRGAEAFNKAAGFMELLPFRYALEIFIIFLPILYHAIYGLYIAFTAKNNAVSYGYFRNWMFVFQRISGIVTLIFISWHVWETRIQAMLGKEVNYDMMADILNNPAMFAFYLVGVVSTIFHFANGLWTFCISWGITVSPRSQRISTYVTLAIFLGLSYVGVSALLAFIDPQLANQ from the coding sequence ATGAAAGGCCGCGAGTATACGTTTCGTAAGTGGCACTCATTAATGGGGGTCATCCCGGTTGGTGTCTTTTTGACGCAACATTTAATTGTAAACAACTTTGCAACACGAGGAGCAGAGGCTTTTAACAAAGCTGCAGGCTTTATGGAGCTCCTTCCATTCCGGTACGCGCTAGAGATTTTCATCATCTTTTTACCGATACTGTACCATGCTATATATGGCTTATATATTGCATTTACAGCTAAGAACAATGCGGTTTCTTACGGTTATTTCCGTAACTGGATGTTCGTCTTCCAAAGAATTTCAGGTATCGTTACGCTGATTTTCATTTCTTGGCACGTCTGGGAAACTCGTATTCAAGCAATGTTAGGTAAAGAGGTAAACTATGATATGATGGCAGATATTTTAAACAATCCAGCTATGTTTGCATTCTACTTAGTCGGTGTTGTTTCAACAATTTTCCACTTTGCAAATGGACTATGGACATTCTGCATCAGCTGGGGAATTACAGTATCTCCACGTTCACAAAGAATCTCTACTTATGTAACATTAGCTATTTTCTTAGGTCTATCTTATGTAGGTGTGAGTGCATTATTAGCGTTCATCGATCCACAGCTAGCAAACCAGTAA